A single Perca flavescens isolate YP-PL-M2 chromosome 2, PFLA_1.0, whole genome shotgun sequence DNA region contains:
- the LOC114562783 gene encoding early growth response protein 1, with protein MENSVRKDNQEVYVDAERGVPAQFGHEGTPATLKTEASNSEFAFNPCECPKDTYTPSSLAYSGSFYVEASQGAPCSTETLLNMITEIVGISTLPLSEVQHSGNSRGTYPSPAPMDNSNGNFGDPGVKRQSYTCSGPTPPVYSPDQTCPRYADDQAGGQAQDTVQLSFGSSRASNQEKDEPKSEAATFPVVVKNEFESSCYEWGTFNKSGCLETSFQIETFPMSSDFPPDQQMDVKELLDTFPPMCPNPEMEFKVEGGIKQEPCFSDTCSQSYSSPLYNNYLPPPPMGLSSNLKPFPEPPQPSNQCDSLYTSPALPSTIDSILYSSLLPDSFAQSYTTRATKPPRARKSPAASHGPAKEKPFTCPMESCDRRFSRSDELNRHIRIHTGHKPFQCRICLRSFSRSDHLTTHTRTHTGEKPFSCDVCGKRFARSDERKRHGRVHLKQKEKMEIKPQVTTGAWTFTLPEGI; from the coding sequence AAGGAACCCCTGCAACCCTCAAAACCGAAGCTTCCAACTCGGAATTTGCTTTTAACCCCTGCGAGTGTCCAAAAGACACCTACACCCCCTCCTCGCTCGCCTACTCTGGCAGTTTCTATGTTGAGGCATCTCAGGGAGCGCCGTGCAGCACCGAAACACTTCTCAATATGATCACTGAGATTGTGGGTATATCCACACTGCCACTTTCAGAAGTGCAACACAGCGGCAACAGTCGGGGAACTTATCCATCGCCTGCTCCGATGGACAACAGCAATGGCAATTTTGGAGACCCCGGCGTCAAGAGGCAATCCTACACCTGCTCCGGACCTACCCCCCCTGTATACTCTCCAGATCAGACGTGCCCGAGGTATGCTGATGATCAGGCCGGCGGCCAGGCCCAAGACACCGTCCAGCTGAGCTTCGGCTCCTCCCGAGCTTCAAACCAGGAAAAGGATGAACCAAAGTCAGAGGCCGCTACTTTCCCTGTCGTGGTCAAGAATGAATTTGAAAGCAGCTGCTACGAGTGGGGAACATTTAACAAATCTGGCTGTTTGGAGACGAGTTTCCAGATAGAAACCTTCCCAATGTCAAGCGATTTCCCCCCTGACCAGCAGATGGACGTTAAGGAACTCTTAGACACATTCCCCCCAATGTGTCCCAACCCAGAGATGGAGTTTAAAGTGGAGGGAGGTATCAAACAGGAACCATGTTTCTCTGATACCTGTTCTCAGAGTTACTCCAGCCCCCTGTACAATAATTACCTCCCACCACCTCCGATGGGCCTCTCCTCTAACCTGAAACCCTTCCCCGAACCTCCACAGCCATCTAATCAGTGTGATTCCTTATACACATCACCAGCTTTACCGAGCACCATAGACTCCATCCTGTATTCTTCCTTGTTGCCAGATTCTTTCGCCCAAAGTTACACCACCCGCGCGACGAAACCCCCCAGGGCCAGGAAGAGCCCCGCCGCCTCTCACGGCCCAGCCAAAGAGAAACCCTTCACCTGCCCCATGGAGAGCTGCGACCGGCGCTTCTCCCGATCGGATGAGCTCAACCGACACATCCGCATCCACACAGGCCACAAACCTTTCCAGTGCCGCATCTGTTTGCGCAGTTTCAGCCGTAGCGATCACCTTACCACCCACACCAGGACTCACACCGGAGAGAAGCCGTTTTCCTGCGACGTCTGCGGCAAACGGTTCGCCCGGAGCGACGAGAGGAAACGGCACGGACGTGTACACCTGAAACAGaaggagaaaatggaaataaagcCACAGGTGACCACCGGTGCGTGGACTTTCACTCTTCCCGAGGGAATTTGA